TCATAAAATTGTCCTCGTAGTAAAAAGTTTATCGTTGGACAACGCTGGTGAAATGGGAGCAATTTACTATTTATAACAGTTGagatttatcttaatttattagatttattttaatttatatcgcaATTAAGAACTACACTTATACTTTAGAGAGTCTCTGGAGTGAAACTTGAACTCGATTATCTTGATGCGTTTCGTGAAACTTCAAACTCCTTTTAAATGCCACAGGTTCAAATGATCCAAGAGCAAATGGATGCCTTAGCGGACACTAAGTCGGTCGGCGAGGAGAGGTACGCTCGAGCGAAACAGGAAAATGCAACGTTACAGGCGCGCATATTGATGCTCGAGGAAGCAGCCAAAGATGCGGAAACGAGGGCCGAAGAGAGACTTCAAGTGAGTAGCTCGATGTCGGCTAAAATTATCCATGATTAAACAACCtaataaaagaatgaaaagtTTACGCTCTAACGTTCATTGTAAATACAGatcattttgttaaataaattatatacgtatacatatataatacatatacatatacaactttatgcaataaaataatactttttctgtttttaagatataaaataatatttgcatacgttagaaaattgaagatttttgtttctatataCTCTTCGACGATTTTCTAtgataagataaaaatgtatgtttctCATAAGGTAAAGTTTTTGTTTGCGGATCTTCTTTCTGGTCGccataaaattatcatattttattaaaaaggtttttttttctccgcgTCATAGGCCGAGCAACGGAGACATCGGGAATTGGCGTGCCGCTTGGAACGAGAGCGTCAGTTGCAGCTGGAAAACTATGGCATCAAGCTACAGGCGGCGGAGGTGGACAACTCCAGTTTGCGGGAGGAGATCGCGCGAGTACGCGAACAGCTCGAGAGAGCGAGGGCGGATAAGACGCGGCTCGAGAACGATCTCCGGGAGGCCAGGAGGGAAGTGGACGGCGCACGCGAAAGTGAACGTCATGCGATAAGTCGAACTAACGAGGCTCATCATATGCTCGACGCCATGAGAGAGGAACTTTCGTTACGGAGCGAGGATCAGCAGAGAATTGAGGAACTGGTGCAGCAGGTGGCTCAACTTCAAGCTCGTAATAAAAGTACGTTCATTGTTATATCAACGAAACTATTAATCTCGGATGTCGCAAGCTTTCGAGAGTCGTTCGCTTTCGGCATTTCTATTGTGCGAAAACCTGCGTTTCGATCCTTGACTAAAATACGCAAAATTATTCTCTGAAATAAATCTTACTTTTATCCAGACACTATCTAATAACATTACGTTCATCGTTTTGCAGGCTTGGAAGAATCTCGGGACGAGCTGCAAGCCGCTGCGGCGTTACAGGCAGGCCGTGAACTTTTGATGCTGAATCCGTGTAACAATAATGCCGAGAAAGGTCCTAGTCTCGCTGTGGAATTGCTAGCCGGCATGAATCCAGATCAGGTATACTTTCTTGAGCTACATCGTCCGACGAACTTGTTCAGCGAACGATAAacgaattttattaacattgatTTCTTTCGTTTATTGCCTTACAGATAGATGGGGAATTCAACGAACCGTGCACGATCGCTGAAGTAcgtattaaagttaatctagaATTTCACAATCACAATAACTGATATTTTGAGAGCTTGattaatttgtaacattttacgtTACAGTTAAGACAAGCCCTGAAAGAACAGCAAGAAGTGAACACGCAACTGAGAACGTACATCGATGGGATATTACTAAACATCGTGGAAAATTATCCGCAATTGTTAGAAGTGAAGCAAACGCATTGAAACATAGCGCGCATAATCTATCCATTAGGTCCTGTTCGAATACTTTCGAGGCAGTTGTACgttaattttcttcgtttgAATCGAGGAAGATTGGGGGCTGCCTAGAACTTGCCCgaagaatattttgtatacatattaatattttagaatatttaaattttctctcaGCGCAAAAGCACACTCAAGGTCAATTTTAACGGAATTCAAGCTTGCTTAAAATGGACAGTTTTCAAACAGCGCGAACTCTAAAAGACGTCCAAAGAAGCTTTGCAGAAAGAGCCAACAACTTAGAGCGTTTTCTAGGTGTCTTGGAGACTTCGGATTTCCTTATTATCGAAAATCGTAAACTCGATCGTTTGAGCTCTAGGCAGCAGCCGTCTCCGTACATCTAGAAACTaaagtaataaagtaataaagtgACGCTACTGTAGTCGCAACGTGTGCAACGATACAAAAAGGATACGCGACTGATGTCACATCTCCGAGACGTCACGCCATTCGCGGATCT
This sequence is a window from Temnothorax longispinosus isolate EJ_2023e chromosome 11, Tlon_JGU_v1, whole genome shotgun sequence. Protein-coding genes within it:
- the Nuf gene encoding rab11 family-interacting protein 4A, whose translation is MVSSRTPSVNVTSTVNGSGVADGHGAGNASREDEGRATNGGVGVGPQEWSQSGPPSLSMSVDLHNLVSSNLTDSGRYSASPEDDRQARSVGNDATIKIGCHDEEESYEGFGSVEGDSVDDGPESPGGSSSAPSPTGTNSHRNPRSPNSTVGRHSWLRTSLRRTPPCSGRKRLSTNALASQLYRSGSFNSSGMGSNYDPADDVYSDVSLEDVMDLSHKVQMIQEQMDALADTKSVGEERYARAKQENATLQARILMLEEAAKDAETRAEERLQAEQRRHRELACRLERERQLQLENYGIKLQAAEVDNSSLREEIARVREQLERARADKTRLENDLREARREVDGARESERHAISRTNEAHHMLDAMREELSLRSEDQQRIEELVQQVAQLQARNKSLEESRDELQAAAALQAGRELLMLNPCNNNAEKGPSLAVELLAGMNPDQIDGEFNEPCTIAELRQALKEQQEVNTQLRTYIDGILLNIVENYPQLLEVKQTH